In a single window of the Nocardioides sp. L-11A genome:
- a CDS encoding type II secretion system F family protein: MSAAATGALLGLTAALGLGLVATRVVAIRRPRLEDRVLPYVRDLPSARRTTAPVGARTSVAAVFGPVLRRAADAVERVVGGATSVRRRLVRAGSPLTLHEFRVQQVQWGLVGFALAAAYGVLRTWTRPGNPLPLLLLCVGAFACGVLLRDNRLSAQVRRREAAMLAEFPTVAELLALSVAAGESPVGALDRVVRRSGGELSRELGDLLARIRTGQPVADAFDTLAATTGLTVVARFAHGVAVAVERGTPLAGVLHAQAADVREAGRRALIEQASRKEIAMMLPVVFLVLPTTVLFAFWPGLIGLSLSY, encoded by the coding sequence ATGAGCGCGGCGGCCACGGGCGCCCTGCTCGGCCTCACCGCGGCCCTCGGGCTCGGCCTGGTCGCGACCCGGGTGGTGGCGATCCGCCGCCCGCGACTGGAGGACCGGGTGCTGCCCTACGTCCGGGACCTCCCCTCGGCCCGCCGTACGACGGCCCCGGTCGGCGCCCGGACCTCGGTCGCTGCCGTGTTCGGTCCGGTCCTGCGCCGGGCGGCCGACGCGGTCGAGCGCGTGGTCGGCGGCGCCACGTCGGTACGCCGTCGGCTGGTGCGCGCGGGCAGCCCGCTCACGCTCCACGAGTTCCGTGTCCAGCAGGTGCAGTGGGGCCTGGTCGGCTTCGCGCTCGCCGCGGCCTACGGCGTCCTGCGCACCTGGACCCGTCCCGGCAACCCGCTGCCGCTGTTGCTGTTGTGCGTGGGTGCCTTCGCGTGCGGCGTCCTACTGCGCGACAACCGGCTCAGCGCCCAGGTGCGCCGGCGCGAGGCGGCGATGCTCGCCGAGTTCCCGACCGTCGCGGAGCTGCTCGCGTTGAGCGTGGCGGCGGGGGAGTCGCCCGTAGGTGCGCTGGACCGGGTGGTCCGGCGCAGCGGCGGCGAGCTGTCCCGCGAGCTGGGCGACCTGCTCGCCCGGATCCGCACCGGCCAGCCGGTCGCCGACGCCTTCGACACCCTCGCCGCGACCACCGGGCTCACGGTCGTGGCCCGCTTCGCCCACGGTGTCGCCGTGGCGGTCGAGCGCGGCACCCCGCTGGCCGGCGTCCTGCATGCCCAGGCGGCCGACGTGCGCGAGGCGGGGCGCCGCGCGCTGATCGAGCAGGCGTCGCGCAAGGAGATCGCGATGATGCTGCCCGTCGTGTTCCTGGTGCTCCCCACGACCGTGCTCTTCGCCTTCTGGCCCGGACTGATCGGCCTGTCCCTCAGCTACTGA